A single uncultured Acetobacterium sp. DNA region contains:
- the pdxT gene encoding pyridoxal 5'-phosphate synthase glutaminase subunit PdxT — METTIGVLAVQGAFDEHIKALEQLGVHCIEIRKPSDLTRYPLVGLVLPGGESTVMGKLLRELALFEPITKMIEEGLPVLGTCAGLILLAGKIAEDDTIHFGTMEIMARRNAYGRQLGSFQTEQEFDRCGKIPMVFIRAPYIESVGPGVEILAQVDNHIVAARQGNMVVTSFHPELTDDLIVHQYFLNLVLQKTKTCVA; from the coding sequence ATGGAGACCACCATTGGCGTATTAGCCGTTCAGGGAGCCTTTGATGAGCATATCAAAGCCCTTGAACAATTGGGGGTTCACTGCATCGAAATCCGCAAACCGTCAGATCTGACCAGATATCCACTGGTCGGCCTGGTGTTGCCGGGCGGAGAAAGTACGGTGATGGGAAAACTGCTGCGGGAGCTGGCGCTCTTTGAGCCAATCACAAAAATGATTGAAGAAGGCCTGCCAGTGTTGGGCACCTGCGCCGGACTGATTCTGCTGGCGGGCAAGATTGCTGAAGATGACACCATTCATTTTGGCACGATGGAGATCATGGCCAGAAGAAATGCCTATGGCCGCCAACTTGGCAGCTTTCAAACCGAACAAGAATTTGACCGTTGCGGAAAAATTCCGATGGTCTTTATTCGGGCACCCTATATTGAAAGCGTTGGCCCCGGCGTTGAAATTCTGGCCCAGGTCGATAATCACATCGTTGCCGCCAGACAGGGGAACATGGTGGTGACCTCGTTTCATCCGGAGTTGACTGATGATCTGATTGTTCATCAGTACTTTTTAAACCTAGTTCTGCAAAAAACAAAAACCTGCGTCGCTTGA
- a CDS encoding helix-turn-helix domain-containing protein, with the protein MKNQKENILFAATKLFYEQGYKATYLDQIADVCEITKPLITYYFKSKSNLAREVTEKFLVEHKNKVALRLYLEYFKGRETDLQVSTAVEIRLYDILHLCDPNVMRFVKEHADEKHEDTFSKSTVHLYKIHDRRYGLKLNRCSDEISMIARAAMASSLSVKLAYANDEFDCTLEECLDYLTSVHFVLMHIEENRIDEIIEESKRILQMIKFEIKPYFQVV; encoded by the coding sequence ATGAAAAATCAGAAAGAAAACATTCTATTTGCAGCTACTAAACTTTTTTATGAACAGGGATACAAAGCAACATATCTGGATCAAATAGCCGATGTTTGCGAGATTACCAAACCCTTAATTACCTATTATTTCAAATCAAAATCCAATTTGGCCCGGGAAGTGACCGAAAAATTTTTGGTTGAACATAAAAACAAGGTGGCTTTAAGACTATATCTGGAATATTTCAAAGGTCGAGAAACCGATTTGCAGGTGAGCACTGCTGTCGAAATTCGTTTATATGATATACTGCACCTATGTGATCCCAATGTTATGCGTTTTGTGAAAGAACATGCTGATGAGAAACATGAGGATACTTTTTCAAAAAGCACCGTCCATTTGTATAAGATTCATGATCGGCGATATGGATTAAAACTAAACCGCTGTTCAGATGAGATCTCCATGATTGCCCGGGCTGCCATGGCTTCCTCATTATCGGTAAAATTGGCCTACGCAAATGACGAGTTTGATTGTACATTAGAAGAATGTCTGGATTATTTAACCAGTGTTCATTTTGTCCTGATGCATATTGAAGAAAATAGAATTGATGAAATTATTGAAGAGAGTAAACGTATTTTACAAATGATAAAATTTGAAATCAAACCCTATTTTCAGGTTGTTTGA
- a CDS encoding uroporphyrinogen decarboxylase family protein, translating to MLTIRENLLETMKGGNPDRFVKQYEFIDLIMEVPLGLEFNYGQTWKDHWGITWQWPEGQLGMFPVHHDGLAVIQDITEWKKNLTKPTIATSDEAWAPAIAHANAVDRKEKFATAFFAPGIFEMTHHLMGMENALMALYEEPEAMQELIDYLTEYELEFAAVMMEKLKPEAILHHDDWGSQISSFISPDMFEEFFVPSYKKIYQFYKDNGVELIIHHSDSYAANLVPYMIEVGIDIWQGVMNTNDIPELIKEYGDKITFMGGLHSGTVDYPGWEKEVVKKQVEETCKANGHKYFIPCQTSGLPIENFEGVIAYIDEVIDEMSKELF from the coding sequence ATGTTAACAATCAGAGAAAACTTGCTGGAAACGATGAAGGGTGGCAATCCCGACCGTTTTGTTAAACAATATGAATTCATTGACCTGATCATGGAAGTGCCACTGGGTCTGGAATTTAACTATGGACAGACATGGAAAGATCATTGGGGTATTACCTGGCAATGGCCGGAAGGACAGTTGGGAATGTTCCCAGTTCATCATGATGGATTAGCTGTTATTCAGGATATTACCGAGTGGAAAAAAAACCTAACAAAACCAACTATCGCTACCTCCGACGAAGCCTGGGCACCAGCGATTGCTCATGCCAATGCGGTTGACCGTAAAGAAAAGTTTGCAACGGCCTTTTTCGCACCAGGAATCTTTGAAATGACTCATCATTTGATGGGGATGGAAAATGCCCTGATGGCGCTTTACGAAGAACCAGAAGCGATGCAGGAACTGATTGACTATCTGACTGAATATGAATTGGAATTTGCGGCAGTGATGATGGAAAAACTCAAACCGGAAGCCATTTTACATCATGATGACTGGGGTAGCCAGATTTCATCGTTTATCTCACCAGATATGTTTGAAGAATTCTTTGTGCCTTCTTATAAAAAAATCTATCAGTTCTACAAAGACAATGGCGTTGAGCTGATTATCCACCATAGTGACTCCTATGCTGCTAATCTGGTGCCTTACATGATCGAAGTAGGCATTGATATTTGGCAGGGTGTTATGAACACCAATGATATTCCTGAACTGATCAAAGAGTACGGCGATAAGATCACCTTCATGGGCGGTCTGCATAGCGGTACCGTTGATTATCCCGGCTGGGAAAAAGAAGTGGTTAAAAAACAAGTTGAAGAAACCTGTAAAGCCAATGGCCATAAATATTTCATTCCTTGTCAGACATCTGGTCTGCCAATTGAGAATTTCGAAGGTGTCATCGCATATATTGATGAAGTGATTGACGAAATGAGCAAGGAACTGTTCTAA
- a CDS encoding corrinoid protein: MSKIEEVKVLVETGKSKKVAAAVQEALDAGDKAQDILDAMIASMGVVGDKFSSGEIFVPEMLIAAKAMSKGVEVLKPVMAGDGSSSLGTCIMGTVAGDLHDIGKNLVVMMLESAGFDMVDLGVDVPAERFVEAAKENKNVVLVACSGLLTTTMPALKEAVQTVKAALPDMKVIVGGAPVTQEYANEIGADGYAPDAGSSASKAKEIIGA, encoded by the coding sequence ATGTCAAAAATTGAAGAAGTAAAAGTATTGGTCGAAACTGGTAAATCAAAAAAGGTTGCCGCAGCTGTTCAGGAAGCATTGGATGCCGGCGATAAAGCACAGGATATTCTGGATGCGATGATCGCTTCCATGGGTGTTGTTGGCGATAAATTCTCTTCCGGAGAAATCTTTGTACCAGAAATGCTGATTGCCGCTAAAGCCATGTCCAAAGGCGTAGAAGTTTTAAAACCTGTGATGGCAGGCGATGGCTCGAGTTCACTGGGAACTTGTATTATGGGAACCGTTGCCGGAGATCTGCACGATATCGGTAAAAACCTAGTTGTAATGATGCTTGAAAGCGCTGGCTTTGATATGGTTGATCTGGGCGTTGACGTACCAGCAGAACGATTCGTAGAAGCTGCCAAAGAAAATAAAAATGTTGTTCTGGTTGCCTGTTCTGGTCTTTTGACCACCACTATGCCTGCATTAAAAGAAGCGGTACAAACCGTTAAAGCAGCATTGCCTGACATGAAAGTAATTGTCGGTGGAGCCCCTGTTACTCAGGAATATGCGAATGAAATCGGTGCTGACGGTTATGCTCCAGACGCTGGCAGCTCGGCCTCAAAAGCAAAAGAAATCATCGGCGCATAA
- a CDS encoding methyltetrahydrofolate cobalamin methyltransferase translates to MIIIGEKINGAIPSTAKAIAAKDAEFIKNLAIKQAEAGADFIDVCASVDDDIELETMKWLIDIVQDAVDTPIAVDSPNVYTCIESMKYCNKPGLFNSVSLEGDKVDVAFKAIADTKWECVALLNSDKGIPKTAKDRLDVFADLMVKVKEYNIDPSRMHIDPLIEMLCTSEDGIQMVTEVIRGIKAQYPTIHVTGAVSNISFNLPARRIANQAFAVLAMSAGMDSFILDPLNKDMMGMLFATEAMMGEDEYCMEYIGAFREGIFVK, encoded by the coding sequence TTGATTATTATTGGAGAAAAAATTAATGGTGCGATCCCCTCAACTGCCAAAGCGATTGCAGCCAAGGATGCAGAATTTATTAAAAATCTGGCCATCAAACAGGCCGAAGCCGGTGCAGACTTCATTGACGTCTGTGCATCAGTAGACGACGACATTGAACTAGAAACCATGAAATGGTTAATCGATATCGTTCAGGATGCAGTTGACACGCCGATTGCAGTGGATAGCCCCAATGTTTACACCTGCATCGAGTCGATGAAATATTGCAACAAACCAGGACTGTTTAATTCCGTTTCCTTAGAAGGCGATAAGGTTGATGTGGCATTTAAAGCCATCGCCGATACCAAATGGGAATGCGTGGCGCTGCTAAACAGCGACAAGGGGATTCCGAAAACCGCCAAAGATCGTCTGGACGTCTTTGCCGATCTGATGGTTAAGGTGAAAGAATACAACATCGACCCATCGAGAATGCACATTGATCCCTTGATTGAAATGCTGTGTACCTCCGAAGATGGGATTCAGATGGTGACCGAGGTCATCCGTGGCATCAAAGCCCAATACCCCACCATCCATGTCACCGGCGCCGTCAGCAATATTTCCTTTAACCTGCCGGCTCGACGGATTGCCAACCAGGCCTTTGCCGTACTAGCTATGAGTGCCGGAATGGACAGCTTTATCCTCGATCCCCTAAACAAGGATATGATGGGCATGCTGTTTGCCACTGAAGCAATGATGGGTGAAGATGAATACTGTATGGAATACATCGGCGCCTTCCGCGAAGGTATTTTCGTAAAATAA